From a single Coriobacteriaceae bacterium genomic region:
- a CDS encoding SIR2 family protein, whose product MSDNAMNIPDDAPSDVQEESPTSLFILQRGATRREVNASEARHFVQGILSRSINLATLIGSGASTPAIPLMGETFRNMRADLKLKDPELSTLLESRITKIARRDNEDPAKYSNIENLLSWLSQRIEGSLDSADEDKRVSDAVRKAFLESVDIKYNTEHSDVLDSYRRFVQGLGISRQILARGGQAAFDVVNLFTTNYDLFHEMALESSDYAYVDGFSNALMPTFSPREYHRRPIDLDERFRDHYEPVNPFFRLYKMHGSINWRVYDGNVVRAPKFPDIADEYQGDKQLIAPMTSKYALTQGTPYSDMFREFVNILAVPNTVLLTCGFSFADSHISNLIRQALARPDFTLLAFVGNPAETDIGSPTRDFYDRAGGANAYFVYPSERDPKPKRPLYFSEFADFIGPEITFGDDAASGSLGLGDGNE is encoded by the coding sequence ATGTCTGACAACGCGATGAATATACCGGATGACGCACCCTCCGATGTGCAGGAGGAATCCCCCACGTCCCTTTTTATCTTGCAGAGGGGTGCAACAAGGCGTGAGGTAAACGCCTCGGAAGCCCGACATTTTGTCCAAGGCATTCTTTCCAGGTCGATCAACCTGGCCACGCTTATCGGCTCAGGCGCATCTACTCCGGCTATTCCCCTGATGGGTGAAACCTTCAGGAACATGCGAGCGGACCTCAAGCTCAAAGATCCCGAGCTATCTACCCTTCTGGAAAGTCGAATAACCAAAATTGCACGTCGAGATAACGAAGACCCTGCGAAGTACTCGAACATCGAGAACCTCCTTTCGTGGCTGAGTCAGCGCATCGAGGGCTCTCTAGATAGCGCCGATGAAGACAAGAGGGTTTCCGATGCAGTTCGCAAGGCCTTTCTCGAGTCCGTCGATATAAAATACAACACAGAACACTCAGACGTCCTCGATAGCTACCGCAGATTCGTTCAGGGACTTGGTATATCCCGCCAGATTCTTGCGCGCGGAGGGCAGGCTGCCTTCGATGTTGTCAACCTCTTCACCACGAACTACGACCTATTCCATGAGATGGCCCTTGAATCGAGCGACTACGCCTATGTCGACGGGTTCTCGAACGCGCTGATGCCCACATTCAGCCCGCGGGAATACCATCGCAGGCCGATTGACCTCGATGAGAGGTTCAGAGACCACTACGAACCGGTGAACCCCTTCTTCCGCCTTTACAAGATGCACGGCTCCATCAACTGGAGGGTCTATGACGGTAACGTCGTAAGGGCCCCAAAGTTTCCCGACATCGCCGACGAATACCAAGGCGACAAACAGCTTATTGCCCCGATGACTTCCAAATATGCCCTAACGCAAGGCACTCCTTATAGCGATATGTTTCGCGAGTTCGTAAACATCCTCGCCGTTCCCAACACCGTTCTTCTGACGTGCGGATTCAGCTTTGCAGACTCGCATATATCGAACCTAATCAGGCAGGCTCTTGCGAGGCCTGACTTCACTCTTCTCGCCTTCGTCGGCAACCCAGCAGAGACCGATATTGGTTCCCCCACACGGGATTTCTACGACAGAGCAGGTGGCGCGAACGCCTATTTCGTATATCCAAGCGAAAGGGATCCGAAGCCCAAGCGTCCGCTGTATTTCTCGGAATTCGCTGACTTTATCGGGCCTGAAATCACCTTCGGAGACGATGCTGCATCTGGATCTCTGGGGCTTGGTGACGGGAATGAATAA
- a CDS encoding N-acetylmuramoyl-L-alanine amidase: MTISSFMGPVTAAYAVSNVPSADAAVDAATADNDGVASRDAGSVDVGAADDSSSATNVDESADEDFGVDVSENYQQAEPVDSSFQYVYLASPSLPSGTDQVVAFATPDDDDSLSSATLNYVSANGIQGTIEASGTADNSAAFVFGSTLKSNTYFLTSITYVLRADDSEHELDLSDRDYSFTVVDSSVSSEGTSVYYADGDGNAVEAQSIQQALECADSPDGVSTYAERSARNVGVIALDAGHGGVDSGAQGNGKSEADLTWKIMTACKNKLEAYGFKIVLAREQSGYYPSNDYLYRVQRCIDQGAQAFVSFHINSGSSGAHGAEVYAPTANGTDYTQVSVELANKVMNNLAAMGLTYRGVFQMEVGDEFAVIRCAREQGIPGILIEHGFISNYGDVVNYFSDDGCRRLGEADAAAIIAQFPHPYSVNGISFSEELGHAGSTVKIGVNVSGKTDGLRYKFVWHRAGSDWSDSNWGVIGQDLTSPSISWTLPQAGEYEIYVDVIDSNGYVTSTSKYKVVNWSLESLEVSGDARCGKPVKLQAKVSGDASGLKYKFVWEKGGWAKWGVAQQPSAASSCEWTPTEPGDYTVYLDVIDGSAERHLTRKVTVGERYSVESLEVSGSALCGKPVKLQAKVSGDASGLKYKFVWEKGGWAKWGVAQQPSAASSCEWTPTEPGDYTVYLDVIDGSAERHLTRKVTVGERYSVESLEVSGSALCGKPVKLQAKVSGDASGLKYKFVWEKGGWAKWGVAQQPSAASSCEWTPTEPGDYTVYLDVIDGSAERHLTRKVTVGERYSVESLEVSGSALCGKPVKLQAKVSGDASGLKYKFVWEKGGWAKWGVAQQPSAASSCEWTPTEPGDYTVYLDVIDGSAERHLTRKVTVGERYSVESLEVSGSALCGKPVKLQAKVSGDASGLKYKFVWEKGGWAKWGVAQQPSASSSCEWTPTEPGEYTVYLDVIDGSAERHLTRKVTVGERYSVESLEVSGSALCGKPVKLQAKVSGDASGLKYKFVWEKGGWAKWGVAQQPSAASSCEWTPTEPGDYTVYLDVIDGSAERHLTRKVTVEGTPIMGSLQTSVDAMVNLYESTGHTYPSDAFVSKGAPTIRDFCSLIVEAAVSEGVRPEVVFAQAMLETGWLQFGGSVKPNQCNFAGLGAVNQQSGGARFDDVYQGLLAQVQHLKGYATGAALNNTCVDPRYEVLQSKGFLGVAPYLEDLNGRWAVPGDTYGQNIARIISLIG, from the coding sequence TTGACCATTTCATCCTTTATGGGCCCTGTGACTGCCGCCTACGCTGTGAGCAACGTCCCGTCTGCGGACGCTGCCGTGGACGCTGCGACTGCAGACAATGATGGCGTGGCCTCGCGTGATGCGGGCTCTGTCGATGTTGGCGCTGCAGATGACTCATCGTCGGCAACGAACGTTGACGAATCGGCTGATGAGGATTTTGGCGTTGATGTATCTGAGAACTATCAGCAGGCTGAACCGGTCGATTCTTCTTTCCAATATGTATATCTTGCCTCCCCGAGCCTTCCCAGCGGGACTGATCAGGTCGTTGCCTTTGCTACTCCCGATGACGACGATAGCCTTTCCTCCGCAACTCTCAACTATGTAAGTGCCAATGGGATTCAGGGGACTATTGAAGCATCTGGAACGGCTGACAATTCTGCTGCCTTTGTATTTGGCTCGACGTTGAAATCCAATACTTACTTTTTGACTTCGATAACCTATGTTTTGCGGGCCGATGACTCTGAGCATGAGTTGGATCTTTCCGACAGGGATTATTCGTTTACGGTCGTTGATAGCTCCGTGAGCTCCGAGGGCACTTCTGTTTACTATGCAGACGGTGATGGCAATGCCGTTGAGGCTCAATCAATCCAGCAGGCGTTGGAATGCGCTGATTCGCCTGATGGAGTATCTACCTACGCTGAGCGCTCCGCGCGTAATGTGGGGGTTATTGCACTTGACGCCGGACATGGCGGGGTGGATTCTGGCGCTCAGGGTAATGGCAAGAGTGAAGCCGACCTTACCTGGAAGATCATGACAGCCTGCAAAAATAAACTTGAAGCTTACGGCTTTAAGATCGTTCTTGCGCGCGAGCAGTCTGGCTACTATCCCAGCAATGATTATCTTTATCGCGTACAGCGCTGCATTGATCAGGGCGCGCAGGCCTTTGTTAGCTTTCACATCAACTCTGGGTCTTCTGGAGCTCACGGCGCAGAAGTTTATGCTCCTACCGCAAATGGCACCGACTACACGCAGGTCTCTGTTGAGCTTGCCAACAAGGTCATGAACAACCTTGCTGCTATGGGACTAACGTACCGCGGCGTATTTCAAATGGAGGTAGGCGACGAGTTCGCCGTTATCCGCTGCGCTCGCGAGCAGGGAATTCCAGGTATTCTTATCGAACATGGCTTTATCTCGAATTACGGTGATGTGGTCAACTATTTCTCGGACGATGGTTGCCGCCGTCTTGGCGAGGCTGACGCTGCCGCAATCATCGCGCAGTTCCCGCATCCCTACTCCGTCAATGGAATTTCCTTCTCGGAAGAACTGGGACATGCGGGGTCAACGGTAAAAATCGGTGTAAATGTTAGCGGCAAGACTGATGGCCTTAGATATAAGTTTGTTTGGCATAGGGCTGGGTCTGATTGGAGTGATTCCAATTGGGGTGTAATCGGTCAAGACTTAACTTCGCCGTCGATTTCTTGGACCCTGCCCCAGGCTGGTGAATATGAGATCTATGTTGATGTCATTGACTCCAATGGGTATGTGACTAGCACTTCTAAATACAAAGTTGTTAATTGGTCTCTTGAGTCGCTCGAAGTCTCGGGCGACGCCCGCTGCGGCAAGCCGGTCAAGCTGCAGGCCAAGGTGTCCGGCGACGCCTCCGGCCTCAAGTACAAGTTCGTCTGGGAGAAGGGCGGCTGGGCCAAGTGGGGCGTCGCCCAGCAGCCCTCCGCTGCCTCCTCCTGCGAGTGGACCCCGACCGAGCCGGGCGACTACACCGTCTACCTCGACGTGATCGACGGCTCCGCCGAGAGGCACCTGACCCGCAAGGTCACGGTCGGCGAGCGCTACTCCGTCGAGTCGCTCGAAGTCTCGGGCTCCGCCCTCTGCGGCAAGCCGGTCAAGCTGCAGGCCAAGGTGTCCGGCGACGCCTCCGGCCTCAAGTACAAGTTCGTCTGGGAGAAGGGCGGCTGGGCCAAGTGGGGCGTCGCCCAGCAGCCCTCCGCTGCCTCCTCCTGCGAGTGGACCCCGACCGAGCCGGGCGACTACACCGTCTACCTCGACGTGATCGACGGCTCCGCCGAGAGGCACCTGACCCGCAAGGTCACGGTCGGCGAGCGCTACTCCGTCGAGTCGCTCGAAGTCTCGGGCTCCGCCCTCTGCGGCAAGCCGGTCAAGCTGCAGGCCAAGGTGTCCGGCGACGCCTCCGGCCTCAAGTACAAGTTCGTCTGGGAGAAGGGCGGCTGGGCCAAGTGGGGCGTCGCCCAGCAGCCCTCCGCTGCCTCCTCCTGCGAGTGGACCCCGACCGAGCCGGGCGACTACACCGTCTACCTCGACGTGATCGACGGCTCCGCCGAGAGGCACCTGACCCGCAAGGTCACGGTCGGCGAGCGCTACTCCGTCGAGTCGCTCGAAGTCTCGGGCTCCGCCCTCTGCGGCAAGCCGGTCAAGCTGCAGGCCAAGGTGTCCGGCGACGCCTCCGGCCTCAAGTACAAGTTCGTCTGGGAGAAGGGCGGCTGGGCCAAGTGGGGCGTCGCCCAGCAGCCCTCCGCTGCCTCCTCCTGCGAGTGGACCCCGACCGAGCCGGGCGACTACACCGTCTACCTCGACGTGATCGACGGCTCCGCCGAGAGGCACCTGACCCGCAAGGTCACGGTCGGCGAGCGCTACTCCGTCGAGTCGCTCGAAGTCTCGGGCTCCGCCCTCTGCGGCAAGCCGGTCAAGCTGCAGGCCAAGGTGTCCGGCGACGCCTCCGGCCTCAAGTACAAGTTCGTCTGGGAGAAGGGCGGCTGGGCCAAGTGGGGCGTCGCCCAGCAGCCCTCCGCTTCCTCCTCCTGCGAGTGGACCCCGACCGAGCCGGGCGAGTACACCGTCTACCTCGACGTGATCGACGGCTCCGCCGAGAGGCACCTGACCCGCAAGGTCACGGTCGGCGAGCGCTACTCCGTCGAGTCGCTCGAAGTCTCGGGCTCCGCCCTCTGCGGCAAGCCGGTCAAGCTGCAGGCCAAGGTGTCCGGCGACGCCTCCGGCCTCAAGTACAAGTTCGTCTGGGAGAAGGGCGGCTGGGCCAAGTGGGGCGTCGCCCAGCAGCCCTCCGCTGCCTCCTCCTGCGAGTGGACCCCGACCGAGCCGGGCGACTACACCGTCTACCTCGACGTGATCGACGGCTCCGCCGAGAGGCACCTGACCCGCAAGGTCACGGTGGAGGGTACTCCAATTATGGGAAGTCTGCAGACTTCAGTTGATGCTATGGTGAACTTATATGAATCAACAGGACATACATATCCCTCAGACGCATTTGTTTCAAAGGGAGCACCTACTATTCGTGATTTTTGTTCATTAATTGTCGAAGCCGCTGTTTCTGAAGGGGTTCGCCCGGAAGTTGTTTTTGCTCAGGCTATGCTTGAGACTGGATGGTTGCAATTTGGAGGTTCCGTAAAGCCGAATCAGTGCAATTTCGCCGGACTGGGCGCCGTCAATCAACAATCGGGAGGCGCTAGATTTGACGATGTATATCAGGGCTTGCTTGCCCAAGTCCAGCATCTTAAAGGATATGCTACTGGTGCGGCGTTGAATAACACTTGTGTGGATCCTCGATATGAAGTCCTTCAGTCTAAGGGTTTTCTCGGAGTTGCGCCATATTTGGAAGATTTAAATGGCCGCTGGGCTGTTCCGGGTGACACATATGGTCAGAATATTGCGCGCATTATTTCTTTAATTGGCTAA
- a CDS encoding IS3 family transposase — MNASLDGLASPPPAAVSRRRAFHIMRGNGPVGACGRKRFKVHPGAVNEADVPNVVARGFGGRAPRTHICSDLTYVRVGASWNYVCLLVDPCNREIVGHSAGPRKDARLVKPAFATPSIPIPDIEVFRTGRGSEFDNAEIDLMLEVFGIERSLSAKGCPYDNAVDESTDRILKAGLVHREAFGTTRELRAKLSDYVHWYDNFRIYSTLGYMSPIESREAGLSLPESSK; from the coding sequence ATGAACGCGTCGCTCGATGGGTTGGCGTCGCCGCCACCCGCCGCCGTCAGCCGTCGCCGGGCCTTCCACATCATGAGGGGGAACGGCCCGGTTGGCGCATGCGGCAGGAAGAGGTTCAAGGTGCACCCCGGGGCGGTCAACGAGGCCGACGTGCCGAACGTCGTCGCGCGCGGCTTCGGCGGCAGGGCGCCGCGCACCCATATATGCAGCGACCTGACCTACGTGCGCGTCGGGGCCTCGTGGAACTACGTCTGCCTGCTCGTCGACCCCTGCAACAGGGAGATCGTCGGCCACTCCGCCGGGCCCAGGAAGGACGCCCGGCTGGTCAAGCCGGCGTTCGCGACGCCCTCCATCCCGATCCCGGACATCGAGGTGTTCCGCACGGGCCGCGGCAGCGAGTTCGACAACGCCGAGATCGACCTGATGCTCGAGGTCTTCGGCATAGAGAGGTCGCTATCGGCCAAGGGCTGCCCCTACGACAACGCCGTCGACGAGTCGACCGACAGGATACTGAAGGCCGGGCTCGTCCACCGTGAGGCGTTCGGCACGACGCGCGAGCTCCGGGCCAAGCTCTCGGACTACGTGCACTGGTACGACAACTTCAGGATCTACTCGACGCTGGGCTACATGTCTCCGATCGAGTCCAGGGAGGCGGGGCTGTCCCTCCCGGAATCGTCCAAATAG
- a CDS encoding serine protease yields the protein MQLSEQLLHTTIRIEASLPSGECSVGTGFFFKFCDDGKTFVPAVVTNKHVVKGGYEYRVIFSRADENGNLLNINERLTMRGSDSDWISHPDENVDLCVLPIGPALNGFIQAGKHLLTIPLSLELLPTKTLIKDMGCMEEVTMIGYPNGIWDEANNLPIVRRGITATPYRYDYRGEKEFLVDMACYPGSSGSPVFLYNEGTYLENGAVVVGSRLYLLGILRAVPIRNVLGDITVSTIAHVNVQDMLNLGIVIKSERLKDFDPILRERLSVPE from the coding sequence ATGCAGCTTTCTGAGCAGCTTCTTCATACGACGATACGAATTGAAGCATCGCTTCCCTCAGGAGAGTGCTCGGTTGGAACTGGTTTCTTTTTCAAATTCTGCGATGACGGCAAGACATTTGTTCCTGCCGTCGTGACCAACAAACATGTGGTCAAGGGCGGATATGAATACCGGGTCATCTTCTCGCGAGCCGACGAGAACGGCAACTTGCTCAATATAAACGAGCGGCTGACCATGCGTGGCTCGGACAGCGATTGGATTTCGCATCCAGACGAGAACGTGGACTTGTGTGTACTGCCTATTGGCCCTGCTCTCAACGGTTTTATCCAGGCGGGTAAGCATCTGCTCACTATACCGCTCAGTCTGGAGCTGCTTCCGACGAAGACGCTGATTAAAGACATGGGCTGCATGGAAGAAGTGACCATGATCGGGTACCCCAACGGCATCTGGGACGAGGCCAACAACTTGCCAATCGTGCGCAGGGGAATCACGGCGACTCCCTACAGATACGATTATCGGGGCGAGAAGGAATTCTTAGTGGACATGGCTTGCTACCCGGGTTCAAGCGGTTCCCCTGTCTTCCTGTACAACGAGGGAACCTATCTCGAGAATGGCGCGGTCGTCGTGGGAAGCAGACTCTATCTGTTGGGCATTCTACGCGCTGTTCCCATTAGAAACGTTCTCGGTGATATCACCGTATCTACGATTGCTCACGTAAACGTTCAAGACATGTTGAACTTGGGCATCGTCATCAAGTCCGAACGCCTGAAAGACTTCGACCCAATCTTGAGAGAGCGCTTGAGTGTTCCAGAATAA
- a CDS encoding ATP-binding protein, translating into MDQEKIRLRASRSDFSDRMLNGKPRHLNGLNQYLFAYLSISTKVIFRVVSAEEAERPYSDQPSSRFSTSYIFTATPIGEIEKSTYVPGVVDLPMVGSNVYACDESILKKVFCVREGVEIGSLAGYDSVRPTFDIDSLFSGHLAILGNTGSGKSSTARLLLDRVASLLDAENAFDAEPRFIVFDLHGDYDFLTRGGYGCTRRIDADEYHLAPGELSMDDWSAILDPSRRIQKPLLERAVRYSHLNEEGKKKLFAAFAYTAIRDTSIDSHAARKFQVSKYYQPIEKDLDAIRGQRSEPHSRARIAHNLLASFNLDYGNISKDVVEGLESLLKEFIEDEYMSNGLPNVERILCSYEKPEREVSISDVVDALDFVFDEEEVRGNRQIRSYSEGLVTQLRNLRERYSHDLFSLERGESIAALLNKWRGILVLDVSQIIDESGLKLFSHYVARTLFQASLDAGRGSSTPVYLIFDEAHRYIRDADLTDDSVFNRIAREGRKFGIYLTVISQIPSELSRVVLSQTGAFIIHRIQNSYDLDYVRRNVPSISNGQVMRLPAFAPGTATALGSSITVPLELQIDDDFADETPTIRMMKSNRIR; encoded by the coding sequence ATGGACCAAGAGAAGATAAGGCTCCGCGCGTCGCGTTCCGACTTTTCCGATCGTATGCTCAATGGCAAGCCCAGGCATTTGAACGGGCTCAACCAGTACCTCTTCGCCTACCTCTCCATATCTACCAAGGTTATCTTCCGCGTGGTTTCCGCAGAAGAGGCCGAGAGACCGTATTCCGACCAGCCGTCGTCGAGGTTTAGTACGAGCTACATCTTCACAGCCACCCCCATTGGGGAGATTGAGAAGTCCACCTACGTTCCCGGCGTAGTAGACCTCCCTATGGTCGGTTCCAATGTCTACGCTTGCGATGAATCAATCCTCAAGAAGGTCTTTTGCGTACGGGAAGGAGTCGAGATTGGGTCTCTCGCTGGATACGATTCGGTAAGACCCACTTTTGATATCGATTCTCTGTTCTCTGGTCATCTCGCTATTCTCGGTAATACCGGCTCGGGAAAGTCCTCAACCGCGCGGCTCCTGCTTGATAGAGTAGCGTCGCTCTTAGATGCCGAGAACGCGTTCGATGCAGAGCCCCGATTCATCGTCTTCGACCTGCACGGTGATTATGACTTTCTCACGCGCGGCGGTTACGGCTGCACGAGACGAATCGATGCCGATGAGTACCACCTCGCGCCTGGAGAGTTGTCGATGGATGACTGGTCAGCTATTCTCGACCCCTCGCGACGCATCCAGAAACCTCTGCTTGAGAGGGCCGTGAGATACTCCCACCTCAACGAGGAGGGCAAGAAGAAGCTATTTGCAGCCTTCGCATATACCGCAATTCGGGACACGAGCATCGATAGCCACGCAGCGAGGAAGTTTCAGGTCTCAAAGTATTACCAGCCGATCGAGAAAGACCTTGACGCGATTCGCGGACAACGATCTGAGCCCCACTCTCGTGCTCGGATTGCTCACAATTTGCTAGCGTCCTTCAATTTGGATTACGGAAACATATCGAAAGATGTCGTCGAAGGGCTTGAGTCCCTTTTGAAGGAGTTCATCGAGGATGAATACATGTCCAACGGCCTTCCCAATGTCGAGCGCATCTTGTGCAGCTACGAGAAACCCGAAAGGGAGGTCTCAATCTCTGACGTCGTCGATGCGCTTGACTTCGTGTTCGATGAAGAAGAAGTGCGGGGCAACCGTCAGATAAGGTCGTATTCAGAGGGGCTGGTTACTCAGCTTAGAAACCTTAGGGAAAGGTATTCGCATGACCTCTTCTCACTTGAGCGGGGCGAGTCAATTGCAGCCCTCTTAAACAAGTGGCGTGGCATTCTTGTGCTAGACGTCTCTCAGATAATCGACGAGTCGGGACTGAAGTTGTTCTCCCACTACGTTGCGCGTACACTCTTTCAGGCTAGTCTAGATGCGGGAAGAGGTTCCTCAACACCCGTCTATCTCATTTTTGACGAGGCGCATCGCTATATCAGGGATGCAGACCTGACAGACGACTCAGTGTTCAATCGAATTGCACGGGAGGGCCGCAAGTTTGGTATTTACCTTACCGTCATCAGCCAAATCCCCAGCGAGCTTTCCCGCGTCGTACTCTCTCAGACGGGAGCCTTCATAATCCACCGCATCCAGAACTCTTACGACCTCGATTACGTTCGCCGCAATGTCCCTTCCATATCAAATGGCCAGGTCATGCGCCTTCCCGCTTTCGCCCCGGGAACCGCGACCGCGCTGGGGAGCTCCATTACGGTGCCCCTAGAACTTCAAATAGACGATGACTTTGCCGACGAGACGCCAACGATCCGGATGATGAAGAGCAATCGGATTCGATAA
- a CDS encoding nucleotidyl transferase AbiEii/AbiGii toxin family protein, giving the protein MDLNEMRARYEREEGYSCLNATARVCQDVILSKLAASGMRDRVTVKGGVLMCALSGSGRRATQDIDLDFVRYPMTDASIRSFVSALSNLGDGVTVRIAGEIEELSQQDYKGRRVNLKVSDGRSTFDTKLDLGVHASAAMEQDKLWFDVAHRQEGVCLLANSKEQVFAEKLKSLLRHGIRTAPKTRFMERFMENPPTLATVQSLLDWGDASQVDKGS; this is encoded by the coding sequence ATGGACCTGAACGAGATGAGGGCGCGCTACGAGCGCGAGGAGGGCTACTCCTGCCTCAACGCGACCGCGCGCGTCTGCCAGGACGTGATCCTCTCAAAGCTGGCGGCATCCGGCATGCGCGACCGAGTGACGGTCAAGGGAGGGGTCCTGATGTGCGCGCTGTCGGGGAGCGGGCGCCGCGCAACCCAGGACATAGACCTCGACTTCGTGCGGTACCCGATGACCGACGCCTCCATTCGCTCCTTTGTGTCCGCCCTCTCGAACCTCGGCGACGGCGTAACCGTCCGCATCGCCGGCGAGATAGAGGAGCTGTCGCAGCAGGACTACAAGGGCAGGCGCGTCAACCTCAAGGTCAGCGACGGGCGCAGCACGTTCGACACGAAGCTCGACCTGGGGGTCCACGCGAGCGCTGCGATGGAGCAGGACAAGCTGTGGTTCGACGTGGCACACCGGCAGGAGGGCGTCTGCCTGCTTGCGAACTCGAAAGAGCAGGTGTTCGCCGAGAAGCTCAAGTCCCTGCTGCGCCACGGCATCCGAACGGCCCCGAAAACTCGTTTCATGGAGCGTTTCATGGAAAATCCCCCCACTCTAGCAACGGTTCAGAGTCTACTAGATTGGGGGGACGCGAGCCAAGTCGACAAGGGCAGTTAA
- a CDS encoding virulence RhuM family protein: protein MDNSNASQQIALYEDPDHAVHLDVRVDGDTVWLTQQQMATLFGRGVPTISKHIHSAAKEELAGIRTISFFEIVRLEGTRTVKRQVEHYNLDMIISVGYRVKSQQGVYFRRWANGVLKQHLLQGYSINQKRLEALGTVFKVLERSSTPELSGAAEILQKYLPSLTLLDEYDTGRMKAPQGNEPNWELGYTEALEVVRSLPFYSSSTLFGRERDNQFAGIISALYQGFGDQDLYPSVQAKAANLLYLVVKDHPFLDGNKRSAAALFIHFLDKNGILRNGERLRVEGNALAAMTLMIALSDPSEKDSMVTLVENFIA, encoded by the coding sequence ATGGACAATTCCAACGCAAGCCAGCAGATCGCTTTGTACGAGGACCCCGACCACGCAGTCCACCTTGACGTGCGCGTCGACGGCGATACGGTCTGGCTAACCCAGCAGCAGATGGCGACGTTGTTCGGGCGCGGAGTGCCGACTATCTCCAAGCACATTCATTCCGCAGCAAAGGAAGAGCTTGCCGGAATTCGAACTATTTCATTTTTTGAAATAGTTCGCTTAGAGGGAACAAGAACGGTCAAACGTCAGGTCGAGCACTACAACCTCGACATGATCATCTCGGTTGGCTACCGCGTGAAGTCTCAGCAGGGCGTGTACTTCCGCCGGTGGGCAAATGGCGTGCTCAAGCAGCATCTACTCCAGGGATACTCCATCAACCAAAAGAGACTCGAGGCGCTCGGAACGGTCTTCAAGGTCCTCGAGAGGTCGAGTACTCCGGAACTCTCCGGTGCGGCAGAAATTCTACAGAAGTACCTTCCGAGCCTGACTCTGCTCGATGAATACGACACGGGAAGGATGAAGGCGCCCCAGGGCAACGAGCCCAACTGGGAGCTCGGTTACACCGAAGCCCTCGAAGTCGTCCGCAGCCTACCGTTCTACTCGTCGTCCACCCTGTTCGGACGAGAGCGGGACAACCAGTTCGCCGGAATCATCAGCGCCCTCTATCAGGGCTTTGGCGACCAAGACCTATATCCCTCCGTTCAAGCAAAGGCCGCCAACCTTCTCTACCTCGTAGTGAAGGACCATCCATTCTTGGATGGCAACAAGCGCTCTGCAGCGGCGCTCTTCATTCACTTCCTCGACAAGAACGGGATACTGCGCAACGGCGAAAGACTCCGCGTGGAGGGCAACGCGCTCGCGGCCATGACGCTCATGATTGCCCTCTCTGACCCAAGCGAGAAGGACTCCATGGTTACGCTGGTGGAGAATTTCATCGCGTAG